One Mycoplasmopsis caviae DNA segment encodes these proteins:
- a CDS encoding transposase: MTTKKIYLISLIRCAYPKATNRDLKFYYETSFLSELFKNVGLSESMMPDFFERVGRDYAKIENFMVDRINQFKKSIQIIDGTLKSYNSDDSVFSKWTRKGKIKGSKDFTLLYTYDLKTKEPIYGRPYAGNMLDCTIFEDYLENIAKNDELIVGDKGYWNSKIIKKIEEHKKMRYLFPIKRSSKLISANNLMDNLIPLMIKDRNLLGKITNIGNKYYYTIKDLDIEANERKVLFKMSQKKNNFEFQKFNDETINLGTIIFESNSKLSLEDVYTIYSQRWEIEEMFRFYKNILELPKTGVHSEYSLYTTEFINYISLIISMRVKNELTRLNLAEKYSYNQIINYLKSFKKQSSNGVDWRNTKLLNYIEKLAEILAI, encoded by the coding sequence TTGACAACTAAGAAAATTTATTTAATATCATTAATTCGATGTGCTTATCCAAAGGCCACAAACAGAGATTTAAAATTTTATTATGAAACTTCTTTCCTATCGGAATTATTTAAAAATGTTGGTTTAAGTGAATCCATGATGCCTGATTTTTTTGAAAGAGTCGGAAGAGATTATGCAAAAATTGAGAATTTCATGGTTGATAGAATTAACCAGTTTAAAAAATCTATTCAAATTATTGATGGTACATTAAAATCATACAATTCTGATGATTCTGTTTTTTCTAAATGAACAAGAAAAGGAAAAATAAAAGGTAGTAAAGATTTTACACTTTTGTATACATACGATTTAAAAACAAAAGAACCAATCTATGGTAGACCATATGCTGGAAATATGTTGGATTGCACTATATTTGAAGACTATTTGGAAAATATAGCTAAAAATGATGAGTTAATAGTTGGGGATAAAGGTTATTGGAATTCTAAGATAATTAAGAAGATTGAAGAACACAAAAAAATGAGATATTTATTTCCAATTAAACGTTCTTCAAAACTAATTTCAGCAAATAATTTAATGGATAATTTGATTCCATTAATGATAAAAGATAGAAATTTACTTGGAAAAATTACTAATATAGGAAATAAATACTATTACACAATTAAAGATTTAGATATAGAAGCGAATGAAAGAAAAGTGCTTTTTAAAATGTCACAAAAGAAGAATAATTTTGAATTTCAAAAATTTAATGATGAAACTATAAATCTAGGTACAATAATCTTTGAATCTAACAGCAAACTATCACTTGAAGATGTCTACACAATATATTCTCAAAGATGAGAAATAGAAGAAATGTTTAGATTTTATAAGAACATTTTAGAATTACCAAAAACAGGAGTTCATTCTGAATATAGCTTATATACAACAGAGTTTATTAATTACATTTCATTGATAATTTCAATGAGAGTTAAGAACGAATTAACAAGGCTGAACCTAGCTGAAAAATATTCATATAATCAAATTATCAACTATCTAAAATCATTTAAAAAACAATCGTCCAATGGTGTTGATTGAAGAAATACTAAATTATTAAATTACATTGAAAAACTTGCTGAAATTTTAGCCATATAG
- a CDS encoding S1 RNA-binding domain-containing protein produces MNHKGDILFGKITKLSNDGLSVLCNNDLYFIPRSLMCDWSRLNDKFSFRVGDRVNFIVEKIDYKNNIKIGNFKANHAAFLRSPFKENLANTKHGFKTLKAQIDHDIEVYNIKENDGNN; encoded by the coding sequence ATGAATCACAAGGGCGATATACTTTTTGGAAAGATAACTAAACTAAGCAATGATGGGCTTAGTGTTTTATGCAATAATGATCTCTACTTTATTCCGCGTTCGCTAATGTGTGATTGAAGTCGTCTAAATGACAAATTTAGTTTTAGAGTCGGCGATCGAGTCAATTTTATTGTTGAAAAAATTGACTACAAAAACAATATTAAAATTGGTAATTTCAAAGCTAATCATGCTGCTTTTTTGCGTAGTCCTTTTAAAGAAAATTTAGCAAATACTAAGCACGGTTTTAAAACTCTTAAAGCTCAAATTGATCATGATATAGAAGTCTATAATATTAAGGAAAATGATGGCAACAATTAA
- a CDS encoding glycine--tRNA ligase, whose product MKNNEKNMTVLINHLKASGFVFQGSEIYGGLANTWDYGPLGSLLKDNIETAWKNEFIKSEKNNHLLDSKILMNPQVWITSGHVNNFNDPLIENKVNGKRYRADKLVQEIDQNIIPEKMSNEEIKTFLDKNLKEYEGSKTNWSEIRKFNLMFETKQGVTEETKSKIYLRPETAQGIFVNFKNVQRSMRSKLPMGIGQVGKSFRNEVTPGNFIFRTREFEQMELEVFCHPNEADKLYKYYIKKAQKFALDLGLEAQNIRIREHDKEELSHYSSGTSDIEYFFPFGWGELLGIANRTDFDLKAHMSATGENLEYIDPISNERYIPYVIEPSMGLDRLMLAILIDSYDEEKLEGDDSRVILHLHKDLAPYKVAVLPLVKKLNNEATKIYEKLLKAGISVTYDESGSIGKRYRRQDAIGTPYCVTIDFDSIENKTVTIRDRDSMQQKTVLIRNLLKEL is encoded by the coding sequence ATGAAAAACAATGAAAAAAATATGACTGTTTTAATTAATCATTTAAAAGCAAGTGGTTTTGTATTTCAAGGTAGTGAAATTTATGGTGGCTTAGCTAACACCTGAGACTATGGACCATTAGGTTCATTATTAAAAGATAATATTGAAACTGCTTGAAAAAATGAATTTATCAAAAGTGAAAAAAATAACCACCTACTTGATTCAAAAATTTTAATGAACCCTCAGGTTTGAATAACTTCTGGTCATGTTAACAATTTCAATGATCCTTTAATTGAAAACAAAGTTAATGGTAAAAGATATCGTGCTGACAAACTAGTTCAAGAAATTGATCAAAACATTATTCCAGAAAAGATGTCAAATGAAGAAATTAAAACTTTCCTTGACAAAAATCTAAAAGAATATGAAGGTTCAAAAACTAACTGAAGTGAAATTAGAAAATTTAATCTTATGTTTGAAACAAAACAAGGTGTTACAGAAGAAACCAAGAGCAAAATTTACTTAAGGCCAGAAACAGCACAAGGTATTTTCGTTAACTTCAAAAATGTCCAAAGGAGCATGCGTTCAAAATTACCTATGGGTATTGGACAAGTGGGTAAAAGTTTTAGAAATGAAGTTACGCCAGGTAATTTTATCTTCCGTACTCGTGAATTTGAACAAATGGAACTTGAAGTCTTTTGTCATCCTAATGAAGCAGATAAACTTTATAAGTACTACATTAAAAAAGCTCAAAAATTTGCTCTCGACTTAGGTCTAGAGGCTCAAAATATTCGTATTAGAGAACATGACAAAGAAGAACTAAGTCACTATTCATCAGGCACAAGTGATATTGAATATTTCTTCCCGTTTGGTTGAGGAGAACTTTTAGGAATCGCAAATCGTACTGATTTTGACCTTAAAGCACATATGAGTGCAACAGGAGAAAATCTTGAATACATTGACCCTATTAGTAATGAAAGATATATCCCTTATGTAATTGAACCTTCTATGGGACTTGATCGCTTAATGTTAGCAATATTAATTGACTCATATGATGAAGAAAAACTTGAAGGTGATGATTCAAGAGTAATACTTCACTTACATAAAGATCTTGCTCCATATAAGGTTGCAGTGTTGCCTTTAGTTAAAAAACTTAATAATGAAGCAACTAAAATTTATGAAAAATTATTGAAAGCAGGGATTTCTGTAACATATGATGAAAGTGGTTCAATAGGTAAAAGATATAGACGCCAGGATGCAATAGGTACACCATACTGCGTCACAATAGATTTTGACTCAATTGAAAATAAAACAGTCACTATTAGAGATCGTGATAGCATGCAACAAAAGACTGTTCTAATTAGAAATTTACTAAAAGAACTATAA
- a CDS encoding MAG3090 family protein, protein MKRLNCTYEAKKDLTYPWLLKHPKIKIGLAKFKTREEALEWYMLLKYETAVWYQNDKKIFEGQLTCDYEDGQWNYYIKTAGFDGGGTYEGNCRQININPSTFQHDYYGAKERLKNLDFVLISDPATYFPPELEIAKKKKQSDIVDVEAIRSQFQEQINILLAQIHENNAEADKELELLKQELAKKDMNFNEMARKMELLKRNYKPLEGVSYVNYVTLGFDDYVGGVALYTEKIKNIIETTPKQKVSQADYDAIKKNYANFNKQLLEVEENPNFSHAELVKRMHTELDATFESLLALLSIDSELEDTPANRAYFLNKETKQKQSISWANSYVLVDLYHVGFVPYSEYEYAIPYLATRSKFSVTVINESDATKTITIQSAERDAVDTSLNHEEPKEVEMVMGEVEDVIEEQSQPEVVVEEQSQPEAVQETIVEEKPTLEQEPQVTFEDQLFVQEVEPVANEQLFIQDIKEEKNGVSDFVLIDHKEAKKPETSDFAVRVVEEKPIQIIDNKDKKVDENFFTGLRGDEPVALESSETADKLPAKKRNTAGFYFLILLLVLILAGLLTLDILAIIQLAGGPIFFNFGG, encoded by the coding sequence ATGAAAAGACTTAACTGTACTTATGAAGCAAAAAAAGATTTAACATACCCTTGATTACTTAAACATCCTAAAATTAAAATCGGCTTAGCTAAATTTAAAACAAGAGAAGAAGCTCTTGAATGATATATGTTGCTTAAATATGAAACAGCAGTTTGATATCAAAATGATAAGAAAATTTTTGAAGGTCAATTAACTTGTGACTATGAAGATGGTCAATGAAACTACTACATCAAAACAGCAGGTTTTGATGGTGGTGGAACCTATGAAGGAAACTGCCGTCAAATTAATATTAATCCATCAACATTCCAACATGACTATTATGGAGCAAAAGAAAGATTAAAAAATTTAGACTTTGTACTTATTTCGGATCCAGCAACCTACTTTCCACCAGAATTAGAAATTGCTAAAAAGAAAAAACAATCAGATATTGTCGATGTTGAAGCAATTAGATCACAGTTTCAAGAACAAATTAATATTTTATTAGCACAAATTCATGAAAATAATGCTGAAGCTGATAAAGAATTAGAACTTCTCAAACAAGAATTAGCTAAAAAGGATATGAACTTCAATGAAATGGCTCGTAAAATGGAATTACTTAAACGTAATTACAAACCACTCGAGGGCGTTTCATATGTTAACTATGTTACTTTAGGTTTTGATGACTATGTAGGTGGTGTAGCATTATATACTGAAAAAATTAAAAATATTATCGAAACTACTCCAAAACAAAAAGTTAGTCAAGCTGACTATGATGCAATCAAGAAAAACTATGCCAACTTTAATAAACAATTGCTTGAAGTTGAAGAAAATCCTAATTTTTCACATGCTGAATTAGTTAAAAGAATGCACACTGAATTGGATGCAACATTTGAGTCATTATTAGCATTACTAAGCATTGATAGTGAATTAGAAGATACTCCAGCAAATCGTGCTTATTTCTTAAACAAAGAAACAAAACAAAAACAATCAATTTCATGAGCTAACTCATATGTGTTAGTAGACCTTTATCACGTTGGTTTTGTACCATACAGTGAATATGAATATGCAATTCCTTACTTAGCAACAAGAAGCAAATTCTCAGTAACAGTTATTAATGAATCAGATGCTACTAAAACAATAACAATCCAATCAGCTGAAAGAGATGCAGTTGATACAAGTTTAAACCATGAAGAACCTAAAGAAGTTGAAATGGTTATGGGTGAGGTTGAAGATGTTATCGAAGAACAATCACAACCTGAAGTTGTTGTTGAAGAGCAATCACAACCTGAAGCAGTTCAGGAAACAATTGTTGAAGAAAAACCAACCCTTGAGCAAGAACCACAAGTAACATTTGAGGACCAGCTTTTTGTTCAAGAAGTCGAACCGGTTGCTAATGAACAACTTTTCATTCAAGATATTAAGGAAGAAAAAAATGGTGTAAGCGACTTTGTGCTAATTGACCACAAAGAAGCTAAAAAACCAGAAACCAGTGACTTTGCAGTTAGAGTTGTTGAGGAAAAACCAATTCAAATAATTGATAATAAAGATAAAAAAGTTGACGAAAACTTTTTCACAGGTCTTAGAGGTGATGAACCTGTAGCACTTGAATCAAGTGAAACAGCAGACAAACTTCCTGCTAAAAAGCGTAATACAGCAGGCTTTTACTTTCTAATCTTATTATTAGTTCTAATCCTTGCAGGACTTTTAACATTAGATATACTTGCAATTATTCAATTAGCTGGTGGTCCAATATTCTTTAATTTTGGAGGTTAA